One stretch of Callospermophilus lateralis isolate mCalLat2 chromosome 11, mCalLat2.hap1, whole genome shotgun sequence DNA includes these proteins:
- the LOC143410416 gene encoding protein Wfdc21-like, whose product MKLGGFLLLVALIFLSLELQELQAAVRPLQLLGACAELCRGDWDCGPGEHCVSTGCGHDCASD is encoded by the exons ATGAAGTTGGGAGGCTTCCTTCTTCTTGTGGCACTCATCTTCCTCAGCCTTGAGTTACAGGAGCTTCAGGCTGCGGTGAGACCATTGCAACTTTTGG GGGCCTGTGCTGAGCTCTGCAGAGGTGACTGGGACTGTGGACCAGGGGAGCATTGTGTCAGCACCGGGTGTGGACATGATTGTGCTTCTGACTAA